The sequence below is a genomic window from Sander lucioperca isolate FBNREF2018 chromosome 6, SLUC_FBN_1.2, whole genome shotgun sequence.
GGATAAGGCAGCAGCGCTGTGCCCAGGAACGCAAAGTCTGATACATAAGCAGCAACGCAGCAATGCAGCTTCATGTTGCCTTCGcctacataaatacacaaataaaatgcattaaaaaaaaagtttagatgGTATTATACATGGTATTACACTTTacttatatttacattttatgttattttcatattgcattcattttttaaagattatttttgggggcttttttccgtttatttgatagtgacagggGATAGACAGAAAAGGTGGGAgggagatgggggatgacacgcagcaaagggcagcaggtcggattcgaacccgggacgctgcaaaggactcagcctacacagggcgcacgctcttactgggtgagctagaggccacatattgcattcatttttaattattacATTTTCTGCCTGGCTTTGAAATGACATGCGACCTAATGTTAAAACCTCACAATTTTGTCTATTTCTATATTCTGAGTATATGTCATTGTGTATAAAAGACAATTTGTATCCTATTTTGGCTGCTACAGTCATTCAATATCCCCAATGACTCTCAAAATTGAATGCAATGTTTAGGAATCATGCTATTCATTTCTGAAAATACCGCACAATTACCCAGCGTAGTATAAAAAGGTACTCAATATTTGTAATCTATGCAATCAAATGTGCATTTATTGCATTTTTACCAATATATCCTCGTGCTCGCACCCAGAACAGCATCTTCGGCTCTCTCGCACCCAGTCTGTAAAAGTGTGGTGGGTTGATTGGCTTTATCTCAATGGGAACCTCATTAGCCAGCAGTTTGTTAAGGCCTTGTCTGGATTTCTCTCCTATGTCTGGTTTACTGGGAAACAACAGAAAGAAATACAGATCATGATTAGAGATGGCTCGTTTTATTTGAttaacagtccaaaacctaaagatatttagtttacaatCAGATATCATGTGACAAAGAAATTCAGCAAAtcatcacatttgagaagctacaaacagaaagaaaattgTATGACTAAGCAACTATGacgaaaaagaaaataatttaattaattttccATCGACTGAATGATCGACTAATCTTAGCAGCTTTACCTGAGATAAAGATGAATGAGTTCCTCTACAGTGAGGAGGTGTTCAGGCTTAGGGACCACCGGCATGGTGAACTGGTGCTGCAGCGGACTCGGCTGCAGCATGTGGAAGGACGCTTGGCAGATGAGTATAGGCTGGCCATGCTGGATGGCTTTCACAGAGCGTACTGTGAAACTGCGACCATCTCTTGTGCGCTCCACCTGGTACAGCACTGGAACCTTAGGATCTCCTGAAAAACACCCAAAAGACAGCTGTGGAAAAGAAGTAACTGGGATTGACGGCGGCCAATTTACCAGATCATTCCATTGATTATGATAGGATTATAGTtggaagatgatgatgatttttttggTTTATATTTGTGATGCAGGCCTTTATGTTTACATGGGTCACTCTAACTATTGTTCTAGTCTTCTGTAGTTTTTATTCACTCTATTAAAGATAATTTGCATTAACTATTGGGTTTTTTCCATTGGCACTTTTGGCTGTACCGAGCCAAACCATGCTGTGCTGATTTGCGTTTCCATTACTAGTTTTAGCGCTACGCCGTGCCCGAGATGGACCTTCTCGAGTAGGTCCAAACTTGCCCGACCCAATATAAGCCAATATAACACGGtacttttttaagaaagtaGTGCGTCACCGACCCTTGACACTGAAGACACACATCTTCAAGTGGGCGGCCCTGTTGTAATGGAGATGCAAATCCCTGCCATGCTGGCGTGCAAAGCCAAGCTGAGCCGAGCCAAGCCAGTACGTGTATGGAAGATGTAAGATGTAAGATGTATGTAAGAGCCCCCCTTTTTAAAATATGGGTTGAACTATCGCTGGCCAGCACCTTTGAAATGATGCTACATCTTACCTGCTCGTACAAAGTAGCAGTGGAGAGAATGGGCATAGAAATTATCGCTGACAGATTTGGCAGCAGCAACAAGGGCCTGACCGATTATTTGACCCCCAAACAAACGCTGACTGCGGGGCACCCAGTGGTGCCTTCCTCTGGGGGAAAATAGAGAAATAATTGGAATATACATAATGCAGTCTCACTTGATGATGCTTGTGTAACTTTGTCAGTCAGGTATCACACAAACAGTCAGGACAagacatttgacattttatcagaggttttgttttttcaaaatttgaACAATTTAACCTTAAATGGAGTTGTTGTACAACTAACTAGACTGCATTGAtgtgtgtttctaatattttcttCCCTCAGACGTGTAAATAGGAGTGTACGAAGACTCATTGTAGCACCTGGACTATTGACCCTATACGTGATTCCTTAACAAGTTTGCTGAAAGTTTAAATGTAGGCCTAGTTCTGTTCAGAATGATGCACTGACTAGTATGGctgtataaaaaagtcattttacTGTACAATTTGAGAAACTCAAAGGGAAAGTCCCCCATTGTAATCTTCAATTTCCAGCCTACAGAAACCATTTTTGGTacacgtgcagtttagtgtcacacattccccatacaatgtccttaattaattatgaccctgctaaaccacctgtgctaccctaacctgtctcaaataagaccctcatcatttgggacactcagtttttggaaaataatttgtgacactaaactgcCCGTAAGccccatttttaaccattagGACATTTTTGGTGACATTACATATACAACAAGACATGTTTCATTCTATAATGTTagctatacagtctatggtttcgTCAAATGATGTGTATGATATCATTGCCTTGACgttcatttatttcaatgaCCCCTTCAATTCTTTTACGCAGCAAATGAACCGAACATAAATAGCTGTTGTACATAAccctctatttaaaaaaaaaaagaagaaaaaaaaaagagtgcaaCGCCATATATGCCAAGTGACACTATGACACTGACAAACTTCAGCCGGCCGGCTAACTTTAGCCTACCTGTACAGGTCTACGTCGAGCTTTTCTAGGTTTAAAACGCTGGTGACCAGGACGCTTTTGAGGTCCTGGGCATGCTGAGATGCAGGACTTTCCGAGCTTTCATCTTCAGATGATTTCGGGGGCACAGTATCCCCTGGACAATCACTTTTATACGTTGAGTCGCAAGCGCTACGGGTGTCACCGGTTTCATCCACTTCTCTTTCCGCCATGTTCGTTTTCCCCTTTCTTCTTCCTTGCAATTTTACAGCAGCCAGCATCTGCGATGTTGTATTGCTGCCACCTTCTGGCACTATTCACATTCTATTCAGGGATGGGTGATTTTCTTCTTGTTTGGGGTTTGACAGCAGCTTACGCCATTGGTGTTGCATTACTGCTATCTTCTGGATTTAGCTAACCCCTATGTCAggttttcccatagactgtatataagaatagGGTTTTCCTCATCAGTCCTGCTCTGGAAGCTGGCTATCTTCCGCCTTGTCCACTTCCACCACACTCCTGTTAGCttttcatttcttcttttttgcctttattcaACAgtaaagctgagatatgaaaggagagagagatggggaaagACACGTTGAACAGGTGAAGTGAAGATAATGTTGTCGTACTGGTTAAAAACAGGCTCTGTGACCGATAACGTGCTGACCtattcagtgtttctgtgttgttgttttttgagcTGAGCTAGAGAATATAATCAGATTGGTGGTGCTGTTTTGCCCTGACTGTTCTTATAGTGAAGTTTGCTGGAAGTTATGTAGGCTAATGCAGCCCCGGTGTGTTTTATATGGAGGGAGCTGCACCAGactcaatttaaaaaatagccttttaaatACTACGTTGTTTGTCAGCAACCAGTCATATTTCCCCCCTACACTGGATGGGTTCCCCCACCTACCAAATCCCACTTTCATAGGTGTGTTCATTTATACCTTCACTAAGATCAGAGGTTTTATTTTAGCCCCTGTCCTTGTTGCCCATTTACAGCTGAATACAAGTTTCATCATTTCTGACTGTGGGCCTAGGCTACTTGCTTTCTTCAATAAATATAGACGATTCAGTCCAGTTGGAAATTGCCATTTAGAAAGTCCCCATTTCCTTAATCCCAAGTGGACATGAATCCAACGCTGCCTTCATAGTCTGCAGGACATATCGCATTTAAAAGTTGGCCTCAGATGTGAGCCATCAAAGCGCGAAATTGCCCCTAAAACGTGCGAGCCTGGTTTACACCCAGCTGTACAGTTCAGCGAACAGCAGATTCCTGTAGCCCAACATGTTTGCATATGCGTAATATTGAAGGTGTAGGCCTATACTGAATACTGGCTTTCTTTGGACAGAGCACTTTTAATTCAGGCTGACAAATAGGCCTACAGTGCAGTGACTCAGATTGTAGGCTTTATTTAGTCTAAATGGCAGCATCATGACTGTAATTGGTCTAATAAGGTCAGGTGGGATTAGTTAACAACAACTTTTAAAAAGTGGGTTTGTGTTACGCAGACGTTGACTCTGCAGCTCGATCCCTTGCAATGCCGGggtaatttgtgttttttaaacgTCAAAGAAACTTCAAATCGAGTTGAGATCGTTAATAGTCGGGGTTTACGAGCAGCACTTGAAGGAGGCATGATGCTACGCGCGTAATGGATTTCCCCAGCACTGCTGCTTATTGGGGACCAGGAGCTGCAGCTACAGCGGTCCAACCACATTAAATCGGCTCCACCACTTGATGCCGGTGACCTTGGCTAACGGCGATCACGCCTTTATTGTGGTTTGCTTTTCTATTCACCATGGCATCATCGGACGGGCTGGACGAGGATTGCGTGTTGGTGCGTGGAAGATCTCAGAGTGACCCCAGTAGCATCACCGAGGTCCGATCGGGTGAAGCGCACAGAGCAggtaaggaggaggagagggggggccCCCAAATGCACGTTGGACATCTGTCATCTGCTCATCTGCTAGTTCGTGCTTTTGGCAGGTGGTTGGAGAGGAAACACATCACGATGTCGGGGCTCGCCTACAGCCCATCACGTCCGCGGTGATCCCTTTGAATTTGTATGCAACAAACGTAGGTTGTGTTGTAAACGTGCGTCATTTACTATCCCCAACATATTCTccctgctgtgctgtgctgcagGCCTTAAATGTGAAATTGCTCTAATAATAATGTCAATCTAGCCTATCAGTGAAAATGGTGTCCTAACATGCAACATTATATGTTGTCCAACTGGTGTCTTAACAGTTAGGTCTCAGCGGTACATCCATTTTATGTCAATAATAGCATGCATTGATTTAATGATTTTGGTGTATTGCAGACCCATGTGCCTACTACCTGTCATATAGTAATATCATCAAGCTGTGGCTGTTGATGTCATTAGCGCAATGAAAATCTGCACCAAAACTGAATGTCCTCTATGTAGgttgttgtaatgttttatgaTCCAGTTTTTGTATTTGTGAAATGCTTCTTTTTCTCAGCATGGAAAGATATGATGAACAACTTGCCATCACACATAGACTGCAGTATGTTGAGTTGCAGCTGATGACACTGCTggttgtgtatttggttgtttcCATGGTGATCCAAATGGCAGAAGGCAGCACTTGGTGTTTGTCTGCTCCACTTActgtgctttttttccccttctcagTAGGCTACACTAGGTGATGTACAGCAGCCAGCCATTCAAAGTGAAATGCCACTTAGACTGTGAATCGTGTTTATGTGAGATGGGATTCACATTTCCACTGGGAATCGCTGGACAGGCTTTCACTGTTGCTCAACAGCTACCAAACAGCAGTTGTAAGATGTACTGTTTTGAAAGGTATTAAACAGTGGATCGATGTGAAAGCGTGATAAATCACTCATTTTAATCTGCAGGCCCTTACGTTGCTGTTTGCAAGCAGTCAGCGCACGTGCTGTAGATTCAACTCGTTACACAACAGAGCGTCAGCACAAAATGTGATTTGAAGTGAGTTGAACAGAGAAGTTGATACAAATAAGGGGCTCAGTTACTGTATCATAGTAGACGTGTGTGGGGGTTGCAGTATAATATATGAGACAGGACGCTTGGCTTGATATTATAGCAATCTTATTGAGCTACACTTTAATTCTCACTTGTGTGTGATGTTACAGTCTGTTTGAACATCAGACCGTTGGACAGGGCCAGCTATCTTTAGATATGAGGGCCACAGCGATACTACAGGAAGGATCTTCAAGTTCTCTTGCCAACGGCAGATATTGTTGAGCTCATGCTCTCGGTTTCGAATCCAGTGCTTGTCACGTTGTCGTGGTTGTTATGGTTACGTAACAGAGTTGGTGTATGTGCAACTCTGAGACAACACTTGCAGTATTGTCCTGTAATATACTGCTCATTACCATTTCAAACGCAACATTAAATTCAGCCACAGCCCCCTAAAGGACCGTAGCAGATTTTATCCAAAGTGGACGATTCCTATGCAGCGTCAGGCAGACAGGGCTCGGGCAATGCAGCAGAGAAAACCTGCCTGCCCTCCCCCACTCCTCCATCCCCTTTGCTCGGTGCTAACCCTGATAGCACCGACACCCCTACGGCAGCTTTGATCTTGGCACTTGAAGAACCCTCTTTAAGAAAGGGGAGAAAAGGGGAAGTGACAGGTCTCTGATGATGTTGGCATAATCATGGCACGCAGCTGGACAATGTCACAGTGTGAATCAGCTGCACAGTAGACCAGACGTAAGATACAAATGACTTCTTCTTCAACTGTGATTTGATAATGATGTAGGAAGAAAATGTAGCACTTTGTCTACGGCACTGGGCTTCAACCAAAACAGAAAAATCACTTGTCATTTGTGCTTTCAAATCAGAGTCTCATCTGCTCGTTGCATAAAGCACACCGAACACTGAGGACTCTGATTTAACCTGAATACATGTTTCGCAGATCTTACTGCCTGGTTGACAATGCTTTGCTGTACCAGCTAGAGACAGCAgactaaaggccctgacacaccaacccgattatcggccatcggacagtctgacgagatcagtgactcgagtctgttcggtgtgttccgtgccgtcgtctgtcGGAGGAgacgtcggccttcattttggccgacctgacttgctgggtggGAGGGCGAGCAGTCAGACTCACCCGTAAATAACAAGCAGGATGAGTGacaaacgcctctcaaaatctgccgaaaatcttttaaactgacctttgtcgatctgaaatgaagacagattcagcaactgcacggcctatttctcgcttaaaatgttttcaaaaacacgtttcagtgaactatttttgtaaaatacgagattgtattTCGAACTTCTCTGGAGAAGCCAGGCCCACGTGACGCattgtcatttccggttttcattttttgtattacgtctcgcgcacgcgcagaacgtacgctcaagacggcgtcgcttcggtgtgttctgaggcactttttggacctcggggagccgactgatcagtccgactgccttttctgccgacggtcagccgtccggtttgtgtgtcaggggcttaaggAAAACAATGTGCTATGGATTTAAATCTCTTCACATTGACTTCTGTAGTGTGATTTGGAGCCTGTGATAAGGAGCCACCTTGTTCAGCACATACAGGCTACATCAGTAGCTGTGTTAGAGATGATGCAGAACAGCAAGTGCAGCCAAAACATTTTAGTTCAAAGGTGGAACTCATGCTGCATTCAAATCTTGGCATATGCAGTATTTTGGCAAACCGGGAGTTGGCAGGGGAGAGAGACGGCGCGGGTGCAATGTGACACTTAATGTGTCTTCAAACAGAACTTGGCAGAATGACTCACATTCTTTCCATCTTCTAAAGTCTGCTGGCAGTGAAGGCATGTGtgatttttgaaaatgaagCCAAATTGTTGTATCCAAATTAGTTTATGCGCCTACTCAATTGTTTCGTCAAGCACCAACTATAATAACCACACAAGAAATACCCTATCGCGTTCGGTGAACtgcgcagttgtcaatttctaACATATCTGATATAGAAGGTGCAGAGCTTTCCAGTCCCTCTCCTTCAGCTATGCAAATTTTTTGCTATATCATTTTACAAATAGTTGTGCTTTATGTTGTTGATGTTGGACGATGTTGGCATGTGGCTATGAGTCTCTCATCAGGATCGGGAAATCAACTTGCCAGTTTCCTTCCAACTCTGCTAACCTCCTGCCGACTGGCAGCTGGCCAGTAAAGTTttcaaacataaacacagaGGAAAGGTAGAGAAGATGAGCTCCAGCTAGCCAAATGATCTCTGCGGCCATCTCATGACTGCGAGTCTCTTATCAGGGTAGGGAAATCAATCAACCAGTCTCCTGCTGACTCTGTAAACATCAAAGTTAACACAGAGGAAAAGGGGAAGATGGCTATCAGCTACCACCTATGGCTACAATAAAGATTACGTGGACAAGCAACTcgttttggttttatggcccACAACGTTTTTAATGCAGTCTCATTGCTCTCATAATGCATTGTTTCCAACCACAGCAGGCATCTGTTTCAGTGAAAACTCCACTAGTTATCTGCcctgcaccaaacagcagacaaagttagcaactagctggtgaactgTTTGCTACCAAGTTAGCAActttatgtcagtgttgtgtttacagcttgttttaTTTCTCCCAAGTGGCCAAATGAAATCAATTACTACAGGCTTAATTAAGGTTATGATAACATTGTACTACCCAGTTTATTTGCTAAGATCTGGGAATGATTTTAACAATTAAAGAAGTCTAATGGGGCACGATTAGCACTCTTCAGTTTTACATCCAAAAAAAGTGGATCGTTTGCATCGTCCAGATCTCAGCTGTTAACTTGGTCAGTATGATGTTCTTCTatgcattggcagagaagatttggcaaatttttcatgggtgcaacccacatactcagcgctgctgctcatcacacaaatgcatgttccttacaaatggggaaccatttgaaagggaactaagcaggctttccaacggtataagatttattgccaaaaagcattgttaccacagagaattaatctaccaaacacaaatttccttactttttgtgctaagtttagtatGTATAATAGATTTGTTTGTATTGCcctaattatatatttaagttacTTAAAAGTAGGCTTTGACAGTAGAGTTGTGACGCTAACTGACATCCTGGGGATGATGGAGTTTTGCTTAAACACAGAATCAAACTGTGGGTATCTTTTATAAAGCACATTAAAAGAAATGGTCAACGTGCCTGCAGGAGTCTCTTCTCTTGCTCCACTCATCTCCCTGTTTGAGCTGGGGCTGTGGTACTAATCTGACATGCTGCTCTAACATAAAAAGGCTTCTCCCTGGAGTCCTCCGCTGTCCTCCAACCACTGCAGACCCCCACCGCCACCAGCACCACCACCCCACCTGCACCTCACAGCTACTGATAGGCCTCagtagtcctctcatacagtcagaggaggaagagggggccTGATGAGGACATTAggatttcttttatttgaatCAGGGTGCCTGATGTTTTATTAATCAGGAAGCCTATACATAAGCCAGTTTGTCTCATTCCATATTCAGAGCTGTGATTGAACAGAGAGAATAGCAAACCTGGCACCTGGCAGCTCACTTCTACGTGCACGTTCAGCTCAGCATGGAACAAGTGCTACATCTCTTCACAGCCACATGAGTCATTTCACAGCAACTGCAGTTGGTGATGAAATGGGGTGAAAGGTGTAATAGAAAAATAATCAAGCAATGCCACTTCCATTGTACACAGTTGTACACAAAGGCATTTATCTGCCATGTCACAAAAACTAAATCCACAGCAGAGACTGAGCTcactgaaaatgtatttatgttaagaaaaaatgaaatgcaatttTCAATTAAATGAAAACTATGATAAAGCTCCTTAAATTCCTGAATGGAGAAACTGTGAAGATCGGAGAAGAGTTAATGGAAGTGACGTACCTGGAACGTGAGGTCTGCAGCTGGACCTTCTTGTTCAATAGCAAGCAGAGATGAGACTGGGGAATTATcgatgaaatgcattttaaacacCTGCCTAGTATGATGAGATGTCTTAAAATGCTACTAAGTGGGATCAAGAACAGTTGAATGTGACTCAGTAGGTGAAACTGCCACCAAGGGCTCTACTTGGCAGATAGATGGATGTTGCATAAATGAGGAAAGCTGTCACTGTCATAACGAGTGCGCTCAGCACTGCAGTCACCAGACCTCTCACTTAGAAAGGGGACAAATGGTCTGTCCAAGGTTGTGCTGCATATACTGTAGAGCGGGAATGGACAGACACTCAGGATAAACTCAGCACTATACAGTATTACAAGGTTTGGGATGAGTTGGAATTAGACTTAAGCGAGATGTGCTTTGAATGAATCGTCACTTTGTGTCtagtctcccattgccagaccttcctccacagcgctgcggaggagggtctggctagtccacacagcatcccgagatgggagaaaaacatttctttaaaccaatcacagtcgtcatggtcggtgctaagcgccgaaaggagccacggtgccgctgcaaaatagcttcgggaaggaacttgttttggtggacgttcaaaagttgttcaAGTAGTGCCGCCGGAAATCCCGCcagatgtctttcatttcggccGAAGGTCCATTACCTtttgcttcctttgtgttggcattttaaactccggtggatttctgaggactgtgATTAACtatgggggtggcagtagctcagtccatagGGACTTGGGTTGGGAGGGTCCCAGGTTCAactcccagtacggaccaaagtacagagtgtggattggtagctggagagatgccagttcatctcctgggcactgccagatgctcttgagcaaggcaccgtacccccccaaACTGCTCAgggctggtccagcactggcagcccactcactctgacatctctccatttgtgcatgaataggtcctgagcatgtgtgtgtagttcaggcctgtgtgtagtgatttctaacaaacagagtgtaaattgtaatttcccccaAAACAGTATAAATaataactgctcctcagatctctgcagggtaaatccagacagctagctagactatctgtccaatctgagttttctgtagcacgactaaaacaacttttgaacgtacacatgttccaccaaaacaagttccttcccgaggctattttgcagaggcgccgttgctctgtccggcgcttagcaccgcccatgatgattgtgattggtttaaagaaatgccaataaaccagagcacatttttcttccatcccagaatgctgtgtggactcgccagaccctcctctgcagcgctgtggaggaaggtaatgcaatggcaat
It includes:
- the acot8 gene encoding acyl-coenzyme A thioesterase 8 — encoded protein: MLAAVKLQGRRKGKTNMAEREVDETGDTRSACDSTYKSDCPGDTVPPKSSEDESSESPASQHAQDLKSVLVTSVLNLEKLDVDLYRGRHHWVPRSQRLFGGQIIGQALVAAAKSVSDNFYAHSLHCYFVRAGDPKVPVLYQVERTRDGRSFTVRSVKAIQHGQPILICQASFHMLQPSPLQHQFTMPVVPKPEHLLTVEELIHLYLSKPDIGEKSRQGLNKLLANEVPIEIKPINPPHFYRLGAREPKMLFWVRARGYIGEGNMKLHCCVAAYVSDFAFLGTALLPYPNYRAQFAASLDHAMWFHSTFRSDEWMLYECESPWAGGSRGLVQGRLWRRDGVLAASCSQEGVLRVKPVTEPSKL